In Nitrososphaerales archaeon, a genomic segment contains:
- a CDS encoding minichromosome maintenance protein MCM, giving the protein MSEMTSAKLTELFTDFLKGFKSKDGSFKYRERLAQLPSRGGKSLIVDFDDLNLYNIDLGLKLLTEPVETLNSFDKAAYEALRWENPSYADKIRRDLRVRIRNLPDKLSLRKLTTEHLGKLVAVSGMVIRASELKPLAMKVAFKCKKCGNTSYVEQTGITLKKPTKCEWCNETKNFDMDEKNTEFIDYQLIRLQELPEELPPGQLPQYIDVNLTGDIVNTARPGDRVIVTGIVNVEQEYSTAGKLRIFKTKIQSNYIEPLAKGPEDVEITKEDEELIKSIAKEENAYERLIESVCPTIYGYHTQKEAILLSIVGAPQRVLPDGTTIRGDINILLVGDPGTAKSELLKYAARAAPRGLYTSGRGSTAAGLTAAVVRDRSGMMMLEAGAVVLADQGVAAIDEFDKMRPEDRNALHEVMEQQTVSVAKGGIVATLNARTSIIAAANPIFGKYDPYRNIADNVNLPIPLLTRFDLIFVVRDIPDRATDEALAKHVLAIHRKGGYVTAPPIEFGLLRKYLIYAKRIEPKLTKEAEDRLLEYYLQMRSMGSELMITVTPRQLEALIRLATARARLMLRDKVTEEDGLRAIALMRKMLETVGVDVRTGKVDLGVIHGKPLSERSLLETAIDIFKSLEGPEKNPVEGKKFIEELVKTKKFTQEEAQRMLQILNRSGQIYEVKPGFYRKL; this is encoded by the coding sequence ATGAGTGAAATGACGAGTGCAAAGCTCACTGAGCTCTTTACCGACTTTTTGAAGGGTTTTAAATCGAAGGATGGGAGCTTCAAGTACAGAGAGAGGCTCGCCCAACTCCCCTCTAGGGGAGGAAAGTCGCTCATTGTAGATTTTGATGATTTGAATTTGTATAATATAGATTTAGGATTAAAGTTATTGACCGAACCCGTCGAAACTCTAAATAGCTTCGATAAAGCCGCTTATGAAGCATTAAGATGGGAGAATCCGAGTTACGCAGATAAAATTCGAAGAGATTTAAGAGTTAGAATCAGGAACCTTCCGGATAAACTCTCTTTAAGAAAGTTAACGACAGAGCATTTAGGAAAGTTGGTAGCGGTCTCTGGTATGGTGATTCGTGCTTCAGAATTGAAACCTTTGGCTATGAAAGTCGCTTTTAAATGTAAAAAATGTGGTAATACTTCGTATGTTGAACAGACGGGAATTACGTTAAAAAAACCTACAAAGTGTGAATGGTGTAATGAAACGAAGAATTTTGATATGGATGAAAAGAATACCGAATTTATCGATTATCAACTGATAAGGTTACAGGAGTTGCCCGAAGAGTTGCCACCGGGCCAACTTCCCCAGTATATAGATGTAAATCTGACTGGCGATATTGTAAATACTGCCCGGCCTGGTGATCGTGTAATTGTAACGGGAATCGTTAATGTTGAGCAAGAATATTCGACGGCTGGAAAGCTTCGAATATTTAAAACGAAGATTCAAAGTAATTATATAGAGCCTTTAGCAAAGGGTCCTGAAGATGTAGAGATTACGAAAGAAGATGAAGAGTTGATCAAGAGTATCGCTAAGGAAGAGAATGCATATGAGAGGCTCATCGAATCGGTCTGCCCTACGATCTATGGCTACCATACACAGAAAGAAGCAATATTGCTCTCAATAGTCGGTGCACCTCAAAGGGTCCTTCCAGACGGTACAACTATTCGAGGCGATATCAACATTCTACTTGTTGGCGATCCTGGAACTGCCAAGAGCGAGCTTTTAAAGTATGCAGCTAGGGCTGCACCCCGTGGATTGTACACATCGGGTAGAGGTTCTACAGCGGCCGGTTTAACGGCTGCCGTAGTGAGGGATAGGAGCGGTATGATGATGCTCGAAGCTGGTGCCGTAGTTTTAGCGGATCAGGGTGTGGCAGCCATCGATGAATTCGATAAGATGAGGCCCGAAGATCGAAACGCTCTCCACGAAGTTATGGAGCAGCAGACCGTAAGTGTCGCTAAGGGCGGAATCGTAGCTACGTTGAATGCAAGAACGTCAATAATCGCTGCTGCCAACCCGATATTCGGTAAATACGACCCATATCGAAATATCGCCGATAACGTAAATTTACCGATACCGCTCCTTACACGTTTTGATCTAATATTTGTAGTTAGAGATATCCCCGATAGAGCCACGGATGAGGCACTTGCCAAACATGTTTTAGCCATACATAGAAAAGGCGGTTATGTTACAGCCCCACCGATCGAATTTGGATTGTTGAGAAAGTACTTGATCTATGCGAAGAGGATCGAGCCAAAACTCACCAAAGAAGCCGAAGATAGATTGTTAGAGTACTATTTGCAGATGAGAAGTATGGGGTCTGAGCTCATGATCACCGTAACACCAAGGCAGTTAGAAGCATTGATCCGATTGGCCACCGCAAGGGCAAGGCTCATGTTAAGGGATAAAGTCACTGAAGAGGACGGGTTGAGGGCTATAGCGTTGATGAGGAAGATGTTGGAGACTGTTGGTGTGGATGTAAGAACGGGTAAGGTCGATTTAGGCGTTATACATGGTAAGCCTTTAAGTGAAAGGAGCCTCTTGGAGACCGCTATAGATATCTTTAAATCTTTAGAAGGGCCTGAAAAGAACCCCGTAGAAGGTAAGAAGTTTATAGAAGAGTTGGTGAAGACGAAGAAGTTCACTCAAGAG